The following is a genomic window from Saccharicrinis carchari.
TTCTTATTTAAGGATTGCTGGGATGGAAGACCCTCTCCAATGGACGGTCTTCCATTCTATGCAAGAAAGTTAAGGTTTAATGTTGAACTGCCGTGTTTTTTAGGGTACCTCCTGATCCTGTGCTTGCTACTAATGCGAAATCACGGGCTATCGTTTTACACCCCGGAACGTAACTGTATAATCGGAGTATTTGTATATCTTTCAGTGATAATCAGAATCAAATAGGATTTAGATGCCATTAATCTTAAGCTATGAATCAAGGCGGTCAAAATGCTCTTTTTTATTCTTTTTGAGGGCATACTTCCGAAAATCTTCCGCTAATAGGGATAATCATCCGCCGTAATTAAAAACAAACCTTAAACTGGCCATCGTAGATAGGGTTATTTTATTCCTTTACATTCATAGGGCAATGAAAAAATAAAAACAGTTTCATTACTCAAGGTCTCCACCCAAATATCACCACCAAACGCCCCCATAATCTTTTTTGAAATGGACAATCCTAAACCAACCCCTGAATTGGCAAGTGTTTGATCATTATGAATCTTAACAAAGGGTTCGAATATTATTTGTTTTTGATGATCAGGTATACCTCTACCCGTATCCGAAACATAAAATTTAATTGTGTCATTGGCTACCTCACAACCGTACTTTACCTCACCTTTATCTGTATTTTTAATCGCATTATTTAGCAACTCATTAAACACTTGCTTTAACAATAGTGGATCAGTATGTATTTGTTCTGTAAAATTAGTCGCTAATGGTATATGTGACAATTTAAGCCCCCTTTTTTCTACTCTATCATAAAATGAACTATAAAGTTCTCCGAAAAACTTATTGATATCAATAGCAACGATTTGAGGCTGAAGAAATTCGGATTCTATTTTTGACATGTGCACAAGATGGTTAATAATTTCAAGCAACTCATGTCCTCCATTAATTATTTGTTTAATATATTTAAGCTGAAACTCTCTACTGTGATCTTCAAGCTCTAATACTTGAGAAAAACCAATTATACAATTCATTGGTGTGCGTATCTCGTGGCTAATGTTTGACAGAAACGATTTGGTTAAACGTTCACTTTTTGAAACTTTGACTATTGCTTGTTCTAATTCTGCATTTAGTTTAGTCAAATTTATCTTATCATCAGCCAGTCGTTCATTTGCAAATTTTAAACTTTCAATGGTTTTCGATAATTGAATCTGCATTGATTTGACAGACCTGGACAAATCTCCAATCTCATCGTTTCTTTGAGTTAAAGAGTCATCAATTGGTTGGTCTAAGTTTCCTTTAGCCAGCCTATTTGTAAGCCAACCAATACGAGTAATAGGAACAGTTAAATTTTTTGCCAATGAATAGGATAAAAAAATGGTTAACAAGAGAAAAAATAAGCCTAACCAAATTGTATTACTCTTAATGACTTTTAGTACGGTTACTAAATCTTTATGAGGAACCAACATAATTATGGTATGCTTTGTTTTACCAAGCGGCATAACAGCAACTTCATAAGATTCGCCGTTAAACTTTATTTCGGGCAAAAGGTGAAGTGACTGCCTATTCAAAAAATACTCACCTTTTTCATCAGGTAGAAAATTATAAATGGATTTATTATACTCATTTCGATTCTCAGAAAGTTTAATAATCCCTTCCTGGTTTATTAACCATATTTTACTATTAGGTGAAAACTTGTATTGCTCAAATTCACTTATTAATATGGAAGGATCAAATGCAACAGATGCAACTCCTACAGGTTCAGTTATATCTCCAATCATAACATTGATAAATAATAATGTTTTTCCTAAATTCTCGGTAAAATCCAGGTGAAAAGCAATTTTTTCTTTCTCTTTAATGAATTTAAAAAACCACCTGTCATCCGGATCAGAATCGGAAATAGAATCGAATAATTGATTGTTATCTTTCCAGTAATGGTTCGTACTTTTATTGACGATGGAAACCATTGCAAAGCTTTGAACCTTCTTTATCCAATCTAATTTTGATAAAATTTGATTTCTAAGTTCTTCATCTTTTTCATCTTCTATAAACCATTGTATTATAGTGGAGTCAGAAGCTAATAACTCTGCCGTAATAATTGACTTTTCAAGAATCGATTGAAGGGATGACTGAGACGCTTTCAGATCAGTAATGAGTTGTTTGCCACGGATTTCATTTATTAAAGCTTTTTTTACCGCGAAATAATGAAAAACACCAAGCAAACAAACAATAAAAAGAACAAACACGCTTATTTTAATAAACATCAAATTGTTAATGCTTTTAAAACGATAGTTTACAATCTTCGTTATAGACATAGTAATTAAAATAATTGATGGTTGTAATAATTGATATTTAACTAACTAAACAATACTTTTGATATCATACCAAATGCAAATATACGCTATTTAAAGTCTTTGGTTTCAATATGTAAATTGAGATAAGATTGCAATATCTAGTATAGTGCGTAGCAGTAGACCGGGCATTCTGTTTTTTTCGGACACCCGATCCGGTTTTATTCGGGTGCTTTTTTGGACTGGCAATACGATTGCTAAACAAAAATGTGCGTAAATTTACCACATACGAAAAATATACTCCTACCTCAGGTTACGATCTCTATAATATACAAAAGAAGCACATTGTTTTTGAGTAAAACAATATCACAGAAATATTCAATATTTTCAACTGAACCAACTTTCTTTATTTTCGTTATATATCTTTATATTAGGGGTTTTTTTAAAAAAAGTATACTTGAACTTAGGTCTAACATACGCTGGTATTTTATCTTCTTTTGATACAGTTAAAGGAATATTATTGATTTTACATTTTTAATATATACTCTTTTAATTGGCCCATTGTATGTATATGGCATTTATTATCACGCCTATACTAATATTCCTGTGTCCTTAATCAATGGCCTCATCCTGATGGGATTTGTAACTATCACTATTTTTAGTAAAAAGATTCGGCTAACAATAAAGAAAAATGTACTCTTATTTATATTAGTATATGGTATACTGTCAAGCATTTATAGCTTTGGAATTTTTGGTGGTGCAGAATTTTTTATGATTCTAATATTTGGATTATCAACCTTTTATTATTCAAAATGGTT
Proteins encoded in this region:
- a CDS encoding ATP-binding protein — protein: MFIKISVFVLFIVCLLGVFHYFAVKKALINEIRGKQLITDLKASQSSLQSILEKSIITAELLASDSTIIQWFIEDEKDEELRNQILSKLDWIKKVQSFAMVSIVNKSTNHYWKDNNQLFDSISDSDPDDRWFFKFIKEKEKIAFHLDFTENLGKTLLFINVMIGDITEPVGVASVAFDPSILISEFEQYKFSPNSKIWLINQEGIIKLSENRNEYNKSIYNFLPDEKGEYFLNRQSLHLLPEIKFNGESYEVAVMPLGKTKHTIIMLVPHKDLVTVLKVIKSNTIWLGLFFLLLTIFLSYSLAKNLTVPITRIGWLTNRLAKGNLDQPIDDSLTQRNDEIGDLSRSVKSMQIQLSKTIESLKFANERLADDKINLTKLNAELEQAIVKVSKSERLTKSFLSNISHEIRTPMNCIIGFSQVLELEDHSREFQLKYIKQIINGGHELLEIINHLVHMSKIESEFLQPQIVAIDINKFFGELYSSFYDRVEKRGLKLSHIPLATNFTEQIHTDPLLLKQVFNELLNNAIKNTDKGEVKYGCEVANDTIKFYVSDTGRGIPDHQKQIIFEPFVKIHNDQTLANSGVGLGLSISKKIMGAFGGDIWVETLSNETVFIFSLPYECKGIK